The region AACTCACCTTTAAAAGTAGCAAAGTAAGGATTTCCCTTCATTTCATAAATCAAACTCACAACACTTGGCACTTCCATCTTCTCTTCTCCTATAATCAAATAGTTTTTCTTGTTATAAAGATCAATTTCTCCCATATAAACACGGTCCTTAATGACCGAAAAGTCTGTAACAAGATTCTGAGAAACGTAAATCTCTGTTTGTTTATTTGTAGCTGTATCTATGCTAACCAGCTTATTTTCTACAGTATTAGGATTAACTTTTGTCAGACACAAAACTTCCAGTTCATTTTTAATAAATCCTTTCTCGCAAAGTACCCCTAGGTCTTTGTCATTTAAAAAAGTAGATTTGCCGTCATTTCGTAGTTTAAAACCATCAGCATAATCTAACAGTACTTCTTGAATGTCCTCCTTTGTTTTATCCGTCAGGTTATAAACATGGGTTATTTGCTCTGTTGGCTTAATAACAAACAAATACGGATAATGCACTGACACCCGATTCGGATACTGGGCAATGTTATATGTATCATCAAATGCATAGAGTGTGGAATTCTGAATATAAATTGAATTATTTTGTATTTCTGTTTCTAGTGAGGGTTGTTTCATAAAGTAATACCAGCCTGCCAGAAATATTCCCAGAGCAATTACTACTCCAAACTGCAGAAGCCTTCTTTGATTTGAATTTAACGGATTTAGCTGTATATCTTTCATAATTACTGTATATAGTTTAATGGATTTACTGCTTTCCAGGTATCACTATCTTTTGTATGGACTTCATAATGCACATGATCGCCTGTTGCAAAGCCGGTTCCTCCCATAATCCCGATTGGTGTGCCTGCTGTTACTTTTCCTGATTCAACCAGCACAGTACTAAAGTGAATAAAGACTACTTTTATAGATTGATCGTCATTTGTAATTTCTACTGTTTCACCGCCGTACTGATCTACATAATAATTAACCGTGCCATTGATAGTAGCAAACACTGCTACTTTGCCTGTTTCTTTAAACGTTTGACTGTTTTTGAAGTATTTTTCTGAAGGAATCAAATCAATCCCAATATGGTTCTTACCAAACTGCAGGTAATAATTGGGATCTAAAAAATAAGCTGTTACTTCTGAGTAACCGATATCTCCTCCGCCTAGTGGATTTTGTTTTGGTACAGCAGTTGAGATAAAGCTAGTGTCTGGAGGTATATTAAGCGTATTTTCAACAAAAAGTGATTTTATGCTTTCCATGAATCCATTACTAAGAAGCATTGGAGACATTAAAACGGTGCCGACAAGCATAATAAAAAAGAAGGCTAATATAATGAGTGAAGCTAAGAATCCGAGGATAGGTACTTTAATTTGCGAAACTACAACGCTAGGTAAGGGAAACGGCGCAAAGATATTTACAACAACTGTAATTAGCAAATCAATTACAAATCCAATGGGATCGTTCTTTAACTGATTGAGTTTTTGCGCATAATTTAGAGCCTTCATAACTTAATCGGTGAATACAAGCGGTTTTTCAAAGGGCAATACAGTAATATTCAGCCGTACGTGCTCACCTTCCCTAAACAGAATTACTTCTCCAATACTCAAATGTCCCATTTGTTTCTTCTCTTCATCTGTCATTGGGTAAATAGTTCCTATCTCTGATAAAGCGGCGTATGACTGCTTTAGCAGAATCTTTGTTTCTGAGTTGGTAATAATGGCTTTGCCGTAGTCGTTATGCAAAAAGTCTTCTACATCCTGAGTGATAGAAACCACACCTACATTTCTTTTTCTTGCCTGTTTTACCAGCTCTCGGTAAAACACAGCCACTTCCGGATCAACTAACAGCTTGTGTGCTTCATCTATAAAAAGCATGCGCTTTTTATCGTTATTTTTATTCAGTAAATTCCAGATAAGAGAAGTTAAAAGATACATTGCTGGTTCTCTCTTTTCGTCTTTTCGCAAATTATGCAGATCAAGAACAATAATGTCGTTATCGAGTTCAAGTTTTCTGTCAGAGTTAAAAATTCCTCGCAGACTTCCTGTAGATAGAACGCTTAAATCTTTTTTCATTGGGTGATCTCCCAACAACTCAAGCATGTTTTCAAAGTTAGGAGTGCCGGAATCATAAAGCTTGATAAGTGTCTCATCGAGTAAAGCGCCGTCATAATGATCTGCAGGAATGAAAAATCTAAAGAAGGTTTTAAGTGTTGAGATATGGTCTAAAATATCATTCTCTCTAGAGCTATTTATGTAAAACGGATTAATGCCGTTGTCTCTTGAAAACTGAATTACCTCACCTCCAAGTTTTTTCGCTAAACCTACATACTCGCCTTCGGGATCTATAGCCAGTATTTGAACTCCCCTCATATAGAGCCTGTTCATAAGTACTTTCGAAGTCACGCTTTTTCCAGAACCGGAAACTCCAAAAATATTGACGTTATTGTTTCGTGAGGTAAATGGATCAATAAATACAAGGGATTCGTTGTAAGCATTTACTCCCATAAAAATCCCATCAGGATCATTTAGCTGTTTGGAAACAAACGGCATCAAATACGAAACAGCGGTAGACTGTAAAATTCTATTTTCCTGCAAGTGGTCTTGGGTAAAAGGAAGAAAGTTTTTAAAGGCTTGTTTGTGACCAAAAGTATATTGATTAAAGGTTAAATCCATTGAGCCAGCAATAGTCTGAAGTTCTTTATGGTATGCTTTTAGCTCGTTTTCATCTTCTGCTTCCAACTGCAAATATAAAGCATACACAACTCCTTTTTCTTCCTCATGTACAAGTTCATCAATAAAGCTCATAACTTCACTTATGTTTTTGTCCAGCTGCTGATCTCGGACTTTACCGCCTTTAACTCTTTCATTCTGCTGCATTTCCAGCACTGATAATCTTTGTCTTGCTTTCTTTAAGAGTTCAGCGCTGGAAGCAGGCTCAATAAATACGCTGAGGGTAAATGGCAGTGGAGAAGTCAAAAGTCTAAAGAATATGTAGGGGCTTAAGTAAGCAGGAATATCAGCAAGATAATAATATCTTCGCAGTTTTTCACCAACTTCAATATGAGAACCATGCTCTTTTATATATTCGCTTTTGTAAAAACTGCTGTTTGTGCTATCAACTGTAATGCCGTTGCCATCCTTTTCTACATTAAAATGAAACCTTGCTCTATTGTTATTTAATACTTTTTCTCTATAATCATCCGATTCTTTTTTGTACTGGAATAGGTTTCTGGCGAATCGAATATAATTACTGCTTTCTACTCTTCGAGGCTTTTTTACTGATGTAATTTCGTTTGATATGAATGGCGTTTTCCTAATTACCTCAGCCTGCTTATCGATTATTTTCATTAAGCGCTTAACTTCCTCTTTGAGTGCTTGAGTTGCCGCATCTTTGGGGAGTTTTGATTCGCCATTGAAAAACTGCTTTTCGATTTTCTTTATACCCTCAAGGCGTGTTTTAAGGTGCTTGTATTCTCGTTTTAGCTTGCGCAGTTCATCTTCCTGTTTTTCGCTGCTGTAGCGCAAATCAGATACTTGGTCTCTCAACTGAAAAGTGAGATTAAAGTTTTGAATGCTTTCTATCGTTTCTTGTATGGCGTTTTGTATTTTTTGTTTCATCGCAGTATATTTTTCACAAAACTTGCTAATTCATTATTTTCGAGCGGTCTTATAGAAATTTGACAAAGAGATAGGTTAGCGGCAAAAGCACTGCTTATATCAAACAGCTTCTTAACTGCATTTTTCTTTGAGTCAACACTCTTAGGGTTACATGGAACAGCTATAACCGCATAGTGCTTAGTGATAAGAAAGTTATTGGTTTCTACCAGTTCAGTAAGGTTATCGATATATTCTTTAATCAATGGTTCTCTTTCTTGTGAGGCGTTATCGAAAAGCGAAAAGAAATGCCTTGAGTAGTCTTTACTCGAAGCCTGTTCTTTTTTAACAATAAATTGAATCTGATTCGGCAGTGTATGAATAGCTTGTTTAAGTTTTACAAAAAAGTGTTCTCTGTCCTGATCATTTAACAGTGCGATATCAAATGGCTCAACTTCAAACACCTGCACTAGGCTGTTCTTTCGGATTATAAAATTATCCTGAATATCAAAATCTACAAAGTAAGGTTCAAGATTATGCGTTCGCAGTTCTTTTTTCTTTGTTTTAAAAGAGATAGCTCGAGGAACTACTTTATAAATAGGCTGATTATCTACTTTCTGTGTAATAAAGGCCACAAAAAATATTATTGAAACAAACAGTGATGATAAGTAGTACGACCAGCTGAAAAAATGCAGCAGGTAGAAAAACACTACATACAGCAGTCCGGCAATTATCAAGCTGCCGGAAACCACAAGAGCAGTATCTGTAAAAAACAGACTTCTTAAAATGTGAGTTCTGATATCGTCTTTATATATCCTTACGCTTCTCATAAGATTTTTTTGAATATAAACGTATTACTGAATCGCTTCCTAATTTAGCCTGCCGCTCAACTATCACCCCTTGAACATTCAAAGCCTGATTTCGTTTTTCAGATAAATCCAAAAAATGTTTTATCTTGTGCGGAGCGCTGGCTTTATTGATATAGGCAAAATCAATTTCCTTGCCTTTTTTCTTGGCTTCCTGCATTGCGTTAAAGTTGTGCGGATTAGGATTATGTTTATGAAAACTTGATAGATCTATAAACTGTTCATTTTTTAGTTCTACATGCTGAAGTTTCTCTTGGGGAACACCGTCCTGTACTGCTTCTGTTGCGGTTGGATAATAGGTAATTAAACCTGACCGCTTATTTTCGTGTTTGTAAGCGGAACCGGAAATAGAAACAATACCCTGCTTCTGATTTTCCTGCTCAACTGCAAAGCCCTTTTGTGATAGCCTTTCTGAAAAAGGAGCCGCTGGTACGGCAGTAATTACTCCTTTAGTCTTAGAACTCTTTTGAGGGATATATGTATCAGTTCCTTTGGCTGAAAAATCATTACCCGTGGAACCGTTTGATAATTTCTGTCTCATAGGCAAAGCTTGGCGAATATTTCTTCCTAAAGCATTAC is a window of Candidatus Roizmanbacteria bacterium DNA encoding:
- a CDS encoding M23 family metallopeptidase, with the protein product MKALNYAQKLNQLKNDPIGFVIDLLITVVVNIFAPFPLPSVVVSQIKVPILGFLASLIILAFFFIMLVGTVLMSPMLLSNGFMESIKSLFVENTLNIPPDTSFISTAVPKQNPLGGGDIGYSEVTAYFLDPNYYLQFGKNHIGIDLIPSEKYFKNSQTFKETGKVAVFATINGTVNYYVDQYGGETVEITNDDQSIKVVFIHFSTVLVESGKVTAGTPIGIMGGTGFATGDHVHYEVHTKDSDTWKAVNPLNYIQ
- a CDS encoding ATP-binding protein, which produces MKQKIQNAIQETIESIQNFNLTFQLRDQVSDLRYSSEKQEDELRKLKREYKHLKTRLEGIKKIEKQFFNGESKLPKDAATQALKEEVKRLMKIIDKQAEVIRKTPFISNEITSVKKPRRVESSNYIRFARNLFQYKKESDDYREKVLNNNRARFHFNVEKDGNGITVDSTNSSFYKSEYIKEHGSHIEVGEKLRRYYYLADIPAYLSPYIFFRLLTSPLPFTLSVFIEPASSAELLKKARQRLSVLEMQQNERVKGGKVRDQQLDKNISEVMSFIDELVHEEEKGVVYALYLQLEAEDENELKAYHKELQTIAGSMDLTFNQYTFGHKQAFKNFLPFTQDHLQENRILQSTAVSYLMPFVSKQLNDPDGIFMGVNAYNESLVFIDPFTSRNNNVNIFGVSGSGKSVTSKVLMNRLYMRGVQILAIDPEGEYVGLAKKLGGEVIQFSRDNGINPFYINSSRENDILDHISTLKTFFRFFIPADHYDGALLDETLIKLYDSGTPNFENMLELLGDHPMKKDLSVLSTGSLRGIFNSDRKLELDNDIIVLDLHNLRKDEKREPAMYLLTSLIWNLLNKNNDKKRMLFIDEAHKLLVDPEVAVFYRELVKQARKRNVGVVSITQDVEDFLHNDYGKAIITNSETKILLKQSYAALSEIGTIYPMTDEEKKQMGHLSIGEVILFREGEHVRLNITVLPFEKPLVFTD